The following is a genomic window from Pseudomonas promysalinigenes.
CTGTCATGCCGTGTATTTCACCTTGAAAGACAGCGCCCATGATAGCGCAAGCAGTTGTACGATCACATACACCCTATGCGGTATTTCACGCTCGCGCTTTATGTCGCTGGATTACCCTAATTGTTCGCTTTGCCTAAAGGGGTTGCCAGGGCCGGTCGGTGACAATGGATAGCCGCCATTGCCCTAAGTAGTGAGCGCTAAGAGAAACCCATGGGCACCCGCTAGGTCACAGCCTGATGGGAAAATGCTGGCCCCCAAGTTTCGCAAGCACAGGCAAACTCCTTTGATCTTCAGATGCTTAGGACAGCAACATGCGACCCATTCGAGCTACAGTAGCCGTCTTCTCACTCACCGCCTTGGCCTTCGGCGCACACGCCAAGCCGCTTGATCAGAACGACCGCAAAGTGTGTGGTTGGGGCTCGCAAATCGCCGCCGAAGCCCAGCAGGCGAAGCTTTCGGGTGTGACACTGTACGCCACCCGCAAGAAGCTGCAAGTCCGACGCTTCGCCAAACCTTGGATGCGCATGACCGCCTTCGGGATCACAGAACAGACCTACAACAGCCGCTCCAGGCTACCACCGGCTGCAATCAAGAAAACCTACTATGAGCAATGCATCCAGCACGCGATAGCGAAAAAATAATTGATATGGATCAATTGTTTATAGAGCATTCTTCATCCTGAATATTTCACATTTCACGTGAAGTGCATGCCCTCTTTGCACCTAAATACGCCTTGGGCGAAATTCGTTAGACTGATCTGACTCCAATTCAGCCGACGAAAGCATTCGCCCCATGGATGAGCTGCGTAAGATCGACCTCAACTTGCTGCTGGCGCTGCACGCATTGCTCACTGAGAAGCACGTGACGCGTGCGGCTTTGCGCCTGCACCGCAGCCAACCAGCGGTTAGCCACGCCTTGGCGCAGTTGCGGGCACACTTCGACGACCCCCTACTGATTCGCCAACGTGGCCAAATGACCTTGACCGCACGTGCGCAGGCGTTGGCCAAACCACTGCAGGATGCCCTAGGCAGCCTCAACGGTTTGTTGGCCGCACCACTGTTCGACCCTGGCCAGGCGCACCGACGTTTCAGGCTGTCATTGTCGGACTACGCCTCGCGCATCATTTTGCCGCCACTGGTGCGCTACCTACGCCGGGTCGCCCCAGGGATCGACCTGGCTATCAGTCAGGCCAGCCGTGAAACCATGCTCGCCCAGTTACTCGATGGTGAACTGGACCTGGCATTGGGGATTTTTCCGGACCTTCCAGCCGGGATCATCACCCAGACCTTATTCGAAGACAGTTTCATCAGTGTCGCAGACCATCAGGTGCTGCCGGCTGCAGGCGAACTCACCCTAGAACAGTGGCTGACGCGCCCTCACGTGCTCATGGCCATGCATCCCGATGCCTATGATGAAATCGAGCAGGCTCTGACAGAGCAAGGTCTACGGCGCCATATCGCCCTCGCGTTGCCACACTGGAGCGCGGCAGTGGACGTGCTGAGCGGCACGGACCTGATCCTTACCGTCGCCAAGCGCGCGCTCGGGCCGCAGTTGCACCCTTCTCTGTGCCAGTTCGCCCCACCGCTCCCGATAGCCGCACTGGCCTATCAGCAGGCCTGGCACGCACGCAAGGACAGTGACCCTGGCCATCGCTGGCTGCGCGAGGCCGTGTGGGCGTGTAGCCAGTCAGAGCATTGATCAGCGCTCGATCATGGCTCGGCCGGGCTCTGGGCTCGTGGTCCAGCCTCCCTGCACCAGCAACACGCCGCCAAGGATCAACAACACACCCGCTACCCTGGGCAGGTTCACGGGTTTGCTGGCAGCTCCCACCAGGCCAAAATGATCGACAATCACCGACGTCAGAATCTGGCCTGCCACCACCAAGACCAAAAAGCCTGCCGTACCCAGCTTGGGTGTCAAAGCTGCAGCGCCAGCCACATAGAGCGCGCCCAGCACGCCGCCAATCCATAGCCACCAAGGCCCCTGCGCGGCTTTGCTCAGGTCAGGCATGGGCACACGCAGAATCAGCAACGCTGCAATCACTACCAGCGAACTTACCGTCAGAGAGGTGAACGCCCCCCACAACCAGTGCCCGAGTGCACGACCAACCGCGGCGTTGCTAGCTGCTTGATACGGCAGCACCAACCCCGCCAGCAAGGCCATCAATATAGGGAGAGCAGTCAGTAAAATGGATTTGGAGATCATGATCGAGCCCATCGGTATACAAGATGAGCAGATCATCACTTGATAACCATTGATTATGGAAATCGAAGATATGCACGCTGATCATTCGTGCTACGAATGCCCCACCCTGAAGCCTGTCCCTTCCGCGACATGATGGCGAAAAGGACAGGCTGGGGCTCTAGCTTTACTTGCGGGTAACCCGCCACACCGTGTTCGCCAGGTCGTCGGCGATGATCAGCGCGCCTCGTGGGTCGACGGTCACCCCCACTGGGCGGCCACGGGTCTTGCCATCTTCACCACGGAAGCCCGTCGCAAAGTCGATGGGCTCGCCTGCAGGCTTGCCGCCTTTGAAGGGTACGAAGATCACTTTGTAGCCGACGGGGTTCGGGCGGTTCCAGCTGCCGTGTTCACCCACGAACGCCCCTTCGGCAAACCGCTCACCCATCGCTGCATTGGAGAAATCGACACCCAGCGCAGCGACGTGGGAACCCAAGCTGTAATCCGGCTTGATGGCGGCAGCCACCTTGTCCGGGTTCTGCGGCCTAACGCGCTCATCTACGTTCTGCCCCCAGTAGCTGTAGGGCCAGCCGTAGAAGCCGCCCTCACGCACCGAAGTGAGGTAGTCCGGTACCAGGTCCGGCCCCAGTTCGTCACGTTCGTTGACCACCGTCCACAGTTGGCCGGTATCTGGCTGGATGGTCAATGCGGTTGGGTTGCGCAGGCCGGTGGCGTACGGCCTATGGGCTCCGGTGACCGCATCCACCTGCCAGACCATGGCGCGGTCTATCTCCACCTCCATGCCGCGCTCGGTGATGTTGCTATTGGAGCCTATGCCCACATACAGATAGCGCCCATCGGGGCTAATGGTCAGCGATTTGGTCCAGTGATGGTTGACCTGCCCTGGCAGGTCGGTGAGTTTGCTGGGTGGGCCGCCGGCTTTGGTCTGGCCATCCTGGTAATCGAAACTCACCAGCGCATCCTGGTTGGCGACGTACAATTTGCCGTCGGCATATGCCAGCCCATAAGGCGCGTTGAGGTTATCGGCGAATACCGTCTGCATCTCGTAGGTGCCATCACCATCGGCATCGCGCAGCAGGGTCAAACGGTTGCCACCTTTGACCTGGGTATTGCCCTGGGCCTTTATCTGACTGGCGATCACATCCTTGGGCTTGAGCTTGGCGGCGCTGCCGCCACGCCCCTCGGCGATCAGAATATCGCCATTGGGCAGTACCAGGCTTTGACGCGGAATTTTCAGATCGGTGGCGATGGCGGTGATGCTGAAGCCCTCGGGCACTGTAGGTTTCTGATCACCCCACTGCGCTGGTTGGGCGATTTTCATACTGGGCAACAGCCCGCGCTCAGGCGCAGGCAGCTTCGGATCAGGGCCCAGCGCTTGATTCGGCTCACCGTCACCACCACAGGCGGCCAACAGCAGGGCCACGCTCAACAGAGAAAGTGCGTGCAATGGCTTCATGCTTCAACTCCCGAACGCAGATTGCTCAAGCCCAGCCCAGCGGCCACGCAGGCCAGGA
Proteins encoded in this region:
- a CDS encoding LysR family transcriptional regulator — translated: MDELRKIDLNLLLALHALLTEKHVTRAALRLHRSQPAVSHALAQLRAHFDDPLLIRQRGQMTLTARAQALAKPLQDALGSLNGLLAAPLFDPGQAHRRFRLSLSDYASRIILPPLVRYLRRVAPGIDLAISQASRETMLAQLLDGELDLALGIFPDLPAGIITQTLFEDSFISVADHQVLPAAGELTLEQWLTRPHVLMAMHPDAYDEIEQALTEQGLRRHIALALPHWSAAVDVLSGTDLILTVAKRALGPQLHPSLCQFAPPLPIAALAYQQAWHARKDSDPGHRWLREAVWACSQSEH
- a CDS encoding DMT family transporter, which encodes MISKSILLTALPILMALLAGLVLPYQAASNAAVGRALGHWLWGAFTSLTVSSLVVIAALLILRVPMPDLSKAAQGPWWLWIGGVLGALYVAGAAALTPKLGTAGFLVLVVAGQILTSVIVDHFGLVGAASKPVNLPRVAGVLLILGGVLLVQGGWTTSPEPGRAMIER
- a CDS encoding PQQ-dependent sugar dehydrogenase, with protein sequence MKPLHALSLLSVALLLAACGGDGEPNQALGPDPKLPAPERGLLPSMKIAQPAQWGDQKPTVPEGFSITAIATDLKIPRQSLVLPNGDILIAEGRGGSAAKLKPKDVIASQIKAQGNTQVKGGNRLTLLRDADGDGTYEMQTVFADNLNAPYGLAYADGKLYVANQDALVSFDYQDGQTKAGGPPSKLTDLPGQVNHHWTKSLTISPDGRYLYVGIGSNSNITERGMEVEIDRAMVWQVDAVTGAHRPYATGLRNPTALTIQPDTGQLWTVVNERDELGPDLVPDYLTSVREGGFYGWPYSYWGQNVDERVRPQNPDKVAAAIKPDYSLGSHVAALGVDFSNAAMGERFAEGAFVGEHGSWNRPNPVGYKVIFVPFKGGKPAGEPIDFATGFRGEDGKTRGRPVGVTVDPRGALIIADDLANTVWRVTRK